Proteins encoded within one genomic window of Saccharopolyspora pogona:
- the kdpF gene encoding K(+)-transporting ATPase subunit F, which produces MSTVLANVAGGVLALLLIGYLFVALIRPEKF; this is translated from the coding sequence GTGAGCACTGTGCTTGCCAACGTCGCCGGGGGCGTGTTGGCGCTGCTTTTGATCGGTTACCTGTTCGTCGCACTTATCCGGCCGGAGAAGTTCTGA
- a CDS encoding sensor histidine kinase — protein sequence MTVVFRTLRGRLVLVLVGALVIGLFLVGVTSTALLSRSLLERTDDRLAELSGPWERGFRPPPEPPRGGLAESPGRGDLPTEFRVLIFDSAGAQVGGVLGQTSGDLGGPVLRTPERGPQIKTVPDQAGGAAWRVREVTLPDGRHAVLALSLANVDATVRQLIVIELVVAGGVLLVLAVAAALTVRLSLRPLNRIEQTADAIAAGQLDRRVPDQDPRTETGRLGAALNTMLGRLVDALQQREQSELRLRRFVADAGHELRTPLTSIRGFAELYRRSDQHRPEDVRMMMRRIESEAVRMGGLVDDLLLLARLDRERTIDLVDLGLAPLVQDVVHDGRARDPEREIVLREPEKPLRVLGDSPRLRQVLTNLVNNALMHTPPGSRITVEVARGSAGGGALAAAGAELPAGTPVTIVSVADTGPGIPPEHAPRIFDRFYRVDDGRHREAGGTGLGLAITTAIAEAHNGRVELHANAEGGSTFRLLLPLT from the coding sequence ATGACGGTCGTGTTCCGGACACTGCGCGGGCGGCTGGTGCTAGTGCTGGTCGGGGCGCTGGTGATCGGTCTGTTCCTGGTGGGCGTGACCAGCACCGCACTGCTGAGCCGGTCGCTGCTGGAGCGCACCGACGACCGGTTGGCGGAGCTGTCCGGGCCGTGGGAGCGCGGGTTCCGGCCGCCGCCGGAACCGCCCAGGGGCGGGCTGGCCGAAAGCCCCGGGCGAGGCGACCTGCCCACCGAATTCCGGGTGCTGATCTTCGACTCGGCCGGCGCGCAGGTCGGCGGGGTACTCGGGCAGACCTCGGGCGATCTGGGCGGGCCGGTGCTGCGGACCCCGGAGCGGGGTCCGCAGATCAAGACGGTGCCCGATCAGGCTGGCGGCGCGGCCTGGCGGGTGCGCGAGGTCACGCTGCCCGACGGGCGGCATGCCGTGCTCGCGCTGTCGCTCGCCAACGTCGATGCGACGGTGCGCCAGCTGATCGTCATCGAACTGGTGGTCGCAGGTGGTGTGCTGCTCGTGCTGGCTGTGGCGGCGGCGCTGACGGTGCGGCTCAGCCTGCGGCCGCTGAACCGGATCGAGCAAACCGCCGATGCCATCGCGGCCGGGCAGCTCGATCGACGTGTGCCGGATCAGGACCCGCGCACCGAGACCGGACGGCTCGGCGCGGCCCTGAACACGATGCTCGGGCGGCTGGTGGACGCGTTGCAGCAGCGCGAGCAATCAGAGCTCCGGCTGCGACGGTTCGTCGCGGACGCCGGGCACGAGCTGCGCACGCCGTTGACGTCGATCCGGGGGTTCGCGGAGCTGTACCGGCGCAGCGACCAGCACCGTCCGGAGGACGTGCGGATGATGATGCGGCGCATCGAGTCCGAGGCGGTGCGGATGGGCGGTCTGGTCGACGACCTGTTGCTACTGGCCAGGTTGGACCGGGAACGCACCATCGACCTGGTCGACCTGGGCCTGGCTCCGCTGGTGCAGGACGTGGTGCACGACGGGCGGGCGCGCGACCCCGAGCGGGAGATCGTGCTGCGGGAACCGGAAAAGCCGCTGCGGGTGCTCGGTGACAGCCCCCGCCTCCGCCAGGTCCTGACGAACCTGGTGAACAACGCCCTGATGCACACCCCGCCGGGCTCGCGGATCACCGTCGAGGTCGCGCGGGGTTCCGCCGGGGGAGGAGCCCTCGCCGCGGCGGGCGCGGAGCTGCCCGCGGGCACACCGGTGACGATCGTCTCGGTCGCCGACACCGGCCCGGGCATCCCACCGGAGCACGCGCCGCGGATCTTCGACCGCTTCTACCGGGTCGACGACGGCCGCCACCGCGAGGCCGGCGGAACGGGCCTCGGCCTGGCGATCACGACGGCGATCGCCGAGGCCCACAACGGCCGGGTGGAACTGCACGCCAACGCCGAAGGAGGCAGCACCTTCCGCCTCCTCCTACCCTTGACCTGA
- a CDS encoding ArnT family glycosyltransferase, whose product MTSVDTTTRHARVEEAEPRRGTAPWQWLSLAAICVLAGVLYCWGIGGSWGNSYYSAAVKSMSQSFENFFFGSFDPAGVVTVDKPPMALWAQVLSVKVFGFNQFAVLFPQVLAGVAAVFLLHRMVRRWAGEHAALLAALVMALTPITVMINRDNNPDTLLVLLVVAAGYAMTRAFESRKATGWVALAAFLVGCGFLTKMLQAWMVLPAFIAAYLVGSRAGWGRRLLDLGVAAVVVLVSSFWWVAATALWPSPKPYIGGSTDGSAWDLVFGYNGFARIFGGGGNAGRNLGGGGGFQPPSGGPGRGGGGFSGSSGVLRLFNDQLAGQISWLLPLCALVLVAMLVVGVRHWRGGRGLDRGQAAGWVLWGGWLVVIGLMLSYAQGTMHPYYTTLLAPAAGAVAGAGVVRFWRWYREPRGKAWLLLPVGVAITVAWAMAVVARDLSWHAWAGYAAVGLGVLALVVLLIGRRGKAALARTGLVLGLAAALVVPTAWSALGAVSGQSGMGGANPMAGPAMSMRRPGYVMRFPGAVPPNGQGQYGAQQPQNSVERGSAEEGPVLFMGGRGGESLTEEERKMLDYVRANAGDLDVPLAVEGGSMAASSYIINSDLRVVGMGGFSSSDEAPSVAQLAEWKRSGQLGYVQLGGVGGPGGMQRHDGMGGREGMGGGDAQPGGDGFQPPAGAQPPGGMPGRGGQVSQERDQWVKQNCTLVNPASWGGAADTSLQLYSCK is encoded by the coding sequence ATGACGTCGGTTGATACGACGACCCGGCACGCCCGGGTCGAGGAGGCGGAGCCGCGTCGCGGGACCGCGCCGTGGCAATGGCTTTCGCTCGCGGCGATCTGCGTGCTGGCCGGGGTGCTGTACTGCTGGGGAATCGGCGGGTCCTGGGGGAACTCGTACTACTCGGCGGCCGTGAAGTCGATGTCGCAGAGCTTCGAGAACTTCTTCTTCGGCTCCTTCGACCCGGCCGGCGTGGTCACCGTCGACAAGCCGCCAATGGCCCTGTGGGCGCAGGTTCTGTCGGTGAAGGTGTTCGGGTTCAACCAGTTCGCAGTGCTGTTCCCGCAGGTGCTGGCCGGTGTCGCGGCGGTCTTCCTGCTGCACCGCATGGTTCGGCGCTGGGCGGGCGAGCACGCCGCGCTGCTCGCGGCGCTGGTGATGGCGCTGACACCGATCACGGTGATGATCAACCGGGACAACAACCCGGACACGCTGCTCGTGCTGCTGGTCGTCGCGGCGGGTTATGCGATGACGCGGGCCTTCGAATCGCGCAAGGCCACGGGTTGGGTCGCGTTGGCGGCGTTCCTGGTCGGCTGCGGCTTCCTGACCAAGATGCTGCAGGCCTGGATGGTCCTGCCCGCCTTCATCGCGGCCTACCTGGTCGGCAGTCGCGCCGGGTGGGGGCGGCGGTTGCTGGATCTCGGCGTGGCAGCCGTGGTGGTGCTGGTCAGCTCGTTCTGGTGGGTCGCGGCGACCGCGCTGTGGCCGTCGCCGAAGCCGTACATCGGCGGCAGCACGGACGGTTCCGCCTGGGATCTGGTGTTCGGCTACAACGGTTTCGCCCGGATCTTCGGCGGTGGCGGCAACGCCGGTCGAAATTTGGGCGGCGGTGGCGGCTTCCAGCCGCCGTCCGGTGGTCCGGGCCGTGGGGGCGGCGGTTTCTCCGGCTCGTCGGGCGTCCTGCGGTTGTTCAACGACCAGCTCGCCGGTCAGATCAGTTGGCTGCTGCCGCTGTGCGCGTTGGTGCTGGTCGCGATGCTGGTCGTCGGGGTCCGGCATTGGCGCGGCGGCCGGGGGCTGGACCGCGGGCAGGCCGCGGGCTGGGTGCTCTGGGGCGGTTGGCTGGTGGTCATCGGCCTGATGCTCAGCTACGCGCAGGGCACCATGCACCCGTACTACACGACGCTGCTCGCGCCCGCGGCCGGCGCCGTGGCCGGGGCCGGGGTGGTCCGGTTCTGGCGCTGGTACCGGGAACCGCGGGGCAAGGCGTGGCTGCTGCTTCCGGTCGGTGTCGCGATCACGGTGGCGTGGGCAATGGCCGTCGTCGCGCGTGATCTGAGCTGGCACGCGTGGGCCGGGTATGCGGCCGTGGGGTTGGGCGTCCTCGCGCTGGTCGTGCTGCTGATCGGTCGGCGCGGCAAGGCGGCGCTGGCCAGAACCGGCCTGGTGCTGGGCTTGGCCGCCGCTTTGGTGGTGCCGACGGCGTGGTCGGCGCTCGGCGCGGTCAGCGGCCAGAGCGGCATGGGCGGCGCGAACCCGATGGCCGGCCCGGCGATGAGCATGCGCCGACCGGGCTACGTCATGCGGTTCCCGGGAGCGGTGCCGCCGAACGGTCAGGGCCAGTACGGCGCGCAGCAGCCGCAGAACTCGGTCGAGCGGGGCAGCGCCGAGGAAGGGCCGGTCCTTTTCATGGGCGGCAGGGGCGGTGAATCGCTGACCGAGGAGGAGCGGAAGATGCTCGACTACGTCCGGGCCAACGCAGGTGACCTCGACGTGCCGCTGGCGGTCGAGGGCGGCTCGATGGCCGCGTCGTCCTACATCATCAACTCGGACCTGAGGGTCGTCGGCATGGGCGGTTTCAGCAGCAGCGACGAGGCTCCGTCGGTGGCCCAGCTGGCGGAGTGGAAGCGGTCCGGTCAGCTCGGCTACGTCCAGCTCGGCGGCGTGGGCGGCCCGGGCGGCATGCAGCGCCACGACGGTATGGGCGGCCGGGAGGGTATGGGCGGCGGCGATGCTCAGCCGGGCGGGGACGGTTTCCAGCCGCCTGCGGGTGCACAGCCTCCCGGTGGCATGCCGGGGCGTGGCGGCCAGGTCAGCCAGGAGCGCGACCAGTGGGTGAAGCAGAACTGCACGCTCGTCAACCCGGCCTCCTGGGGCGGTGCGGCGGACACCTCGCTGCAGCTCTACAGCTGCAAGTGA
- a CDS encoding response regulator transcription factor, giving the protein MLDGVADTNSARVLVVDDEPNILELLTAALRLSGFEVHGAGTGADALRAAAEFRPDIVVLDVMLPDRDGFSVASALRANGNTVPVLFLTARDAVEDRISGLTAGGDDYVTKPFSLDEVVLRLRAILRRVQPAQVNDSRLRYHDLELDEETYEVRRAGRLVSLSPTEFKLLRYLLINAEKVVSKVQILDRVWNYEFGGDSRIVESYISYLRRKVDPVSPSLIHTIRGVGYVLRLPPEQR; this is encoded by the coding sequence ATGCTTGACGGCGTGGCGGATACCAACAGTGCGCGCGTGCTGGTCGTCGACGACGAGCCCAACATCCTGGAGCTGCTCACCGCAGCGCTGCGGCTCAGCGGCTTCGAGGTGCACGGCGCGGGAACCGGCGCCGACGCGCTGCGGGCCGCGGCGGAGTTCCGGCCAGACATCGTGGTGCTCGACGTGATGCTGCCGGACCGGGACGGGTTCTCGGTCGCCTCCGCGCTGCGGGCCAACGGCAACACCGTGCCGGTGCTGTTCCTGACCGCGCGCGACGCCGTCGAGGACCGCATCTCCGGTCTGACCGCCGGTGGCGACGACTACGTCACCAAGCCGTTCAGCCTCGACGAGGTGGTGCTGCGGCTGCGCGCGATCCTGCGCCGGGTGCAGCCCGCGCAGGTCAACGACTCGCGGCTGCGCTACCACGACCTCGAACTGGACGAGGAGACCTACGAGGTCCGCCGGGCGGGACGGCTAGTGAGCCTGTCGCCGACCGAGTTCAAGCTGCTGCGCTACCTGCTGATCAACGCCGAGAAGGTGGTCAGCAAGGTCCAGATCCTGGACCGGGTGTGGAACTACGAGTTCGGCGGGGACAGCCGGATCGTCGAGTCCTACATCAGCTACCTGCGGCGCAAGGTCGACCCGGTGTCCCCGTCGCTGATCCACACCATCCGCGGCGTGGGTTACGTGCTGCGCTTGCCTCCGGAGCAGCGATGA
- a CDS encoding ArnT family glycosyltransferase has translation MTTERRRLPRLFLGPRDDPGWARPALWAVLALSVFLGTWSLSINEWANTYYSAAVLGMSQSWHAFFFGALDAGSFITVDKPPLALWIQALSARAFGFNTWSLLLPQALAGVLTVWIVHHVVRRSFGHVAATVAAVALALTPIAVVMSRHNNPDALLALLLAVALWATSNAIRSGKLLPLVWSAVAVGSACNTKMLQAGFVVPVIAAVYLLAAPPRWPRKLLNLGAAAGVLAVVSLSWLTIVDLAAPGSRPYVGGSTDNTVWNLLVGYNGFGRIEGQDRIMSPGMGGGGGMHVSGAMPGLAAAPGGGMPEGPGLMIGGPGDENWSRLVSSEVAQQIGWLYPLALFGAVAVIVDLWRRPRRDVQRADFLLWAGTLAVTAVVFTFASGIWHAYYTVALSAPLAAVVGMGVASMMRLARDSGWWGLLLPAAIATTGFWSAHLLGQNSDFVPWLAPLVVVETVLATIAMTIPLLLPPVHRHRHRRSIAVAALFGLVTVLAGPTAYALTPLSTPVAATFPSAGPSGGPGGPRDRFGGGPGNGGFAGMPTRMRGDPGQPRFAGQAEMREGPGRAEKVSAELTRYLVEHHRDETWLVAVVGSMVAAPIILDTGQPVMAVGGYNGNDPTPTVGELEEYVRSGALRYVWTSGSSGVQAIGGEVDTKVVDDSMAWVANHCTVVAPAEYGGDADAKTHLYDCQSPTRAS, from the coding sequence ATGACAACCGAACGCCGGCGCCTACCGCGCCTGTTCCTCGGGCCACGAGACGACCCGGGGTGGGCCCGGCCGGCCCTGTGGGCGGTGCTCGCCTTGTCGGTGTTCCTCGGCACCTGGTCGCTGTCGATCAACGAGTGGGCCAACACCTACTACTCGGCGGCGGTGCTCGGCATGAGCCAGAGCTGGCACGCGTTCTTCTTCGGTGCACTGGACGCAGGTTCGTTCATCACCGTCGACAAGCCGCCGCTGGCGCTGTGGATCCAGGCACTTTCCGCCCGCGCGTTCGGCTTCAACACCTGGAGCCTCCTGCTGCCGCAGGCGCTGGCCGGGGTGCTGACGGTCTGGATCGTGCACCACGTGGTGCGCCGGAGCTTCGGCCACGTCGCCGCGACGGTCGCAGCGGTCGCGCTGGCCCTGACCCCGATCGCGGTGGTGATGTCCCGGCACAACAACCCGGACGCGCTGCTCGCGCTGCTGCTCGCCGTCGCGCTTTGGGCCACGTCGAACGCAATCCGATCCGGCAAACTGCTACCGCTGGTCTGGAGCGCCGTGGCCGTCGGTTCGGCCTGCAACACCAAGATGCTGCAGGCCGGATTCGTGGTGCCGGTGATCGCCGCGGTGTATTTGCTGGCGGCACCGCCGCGTTGGCCGCGCAAGCTGCTCAACCTCGGCGCAGCAGCGGGCGTGCTCGCGGTGGTGAGCTTGTCCTGGCTGACCATTGTGGACCTGGCCGCGCCGGGCTCCCGGCCGTACGTGGGAGGCAGCACGGACAACACGGTCTGGAACCTGCTGGTCGGCTACAACGGCTTCGGCCGCATCGAGGGCCAGGACCGGATTATGTCGCCGGGCATGGGAGGCGGTGGCGGGATGCACGTCTCCGGCGCAATGCCCGGTCTCGCCGCGGCTCCAGGCGGCGGGATGCCGGAAGGACCTGGGCTCATGATCGGCGGCCCGGGCGACGAAAACTGGTCGCGACTGGTCAGCAGCGAGGTCGCGCAGCAGATCGGCTGGCTTTACCCGCTAGCGCTGTTCGGCGCCGTGGCGGTGATCGTCGACCTGTGGCGTCGCCCGCGACGCGACGTCCAACGCGCGGATTTCCTGCTGTGGGCCGGAACTCTCGCCGTCACGGCCGTGGTGTTCACCTTCGCCTCCGGGATCTGGCACGCCTACTACACCGTTGCGCTCTCGGCACCGCTGGCGGCGGTGGTCGGCATGGGTGTGGCGAGCATGATGCGGTTGGCCCGGGATTCCGGGTGGTGGGGACTGCTGCTGCCTGCGGCCATCGCCACCACCGGGTTCTGGAGCGCCCATCTGCTGGGCCAGAACAGCGATTTCGTCCCGTGGCTGGCCCCGCTCGTCGTCGTGGAGACCGTGCTCGCGACCATCGCGATGACGATCCCGCTGCTGCTACCCCCGGTTCACCGACACCGACACCGCCGGTCGATCGCCGTGGCCGCACTGTTCGGCCTGGTCACCGTGCTGGCCGGTCCCACCGCGTACGCGCTGACGCCGCTGTCGACACCGGTCGCCGCGACGTTCCCGTCGGCCGGTCCCAGCGGCGGGCCCGGCGGGCCGCGAGACCGGTTCGGCGGCGGGCCCGGCAACGGCGGTTTCGCCGGTATGCCAACGAGGATGCGAGGCGACCCCGGGCAGCCCCGCTTCGCCGGTCAGGCGGAGATGCGGGAAGGCCCCGGCCGCGCCGAGAAGGTCAGCGCCGAGCTCACCCGCTACCTCGTCGAGCACCACCGGGACGAGACCTGGCTGGTCGCGGTGGTGGGTTCGATGGTCGCGGCACCGATCATCCTGGACACCGGCCAGCCGGTGATGGCCGTCGGCGGCTACAACGGCAACGACCCGACGCCGACGGTGGGCGAGCTGGAGGAATACGTCCGCAGCGGCGCGCTCCGCTACGTGTGGACCAGCGGGAGTTCCGGCGTCCAAGCCATTGGCGGCGAGGTGGACACCAAGGTCGTCGACGACTCGATGGCCTGGGTAGCGAACCACTGCACCGTCGTCGCGCCGGCGGAGTACGGCGGCGACGCCGACGCGAAAACCCACCTCTACGACTGTCAGTCCCCAACCCGCGCCAGTTGA
- a CDS encoding bifunctional glycosyltransferase family 2/GtrA family protein, whose protein sequence is MSAVPQLGVAAQARRAASRTATVDVVIPVHNEERSLPGCLEVLGKHLAEGFPFSWTITVVDNASTDGTPGVAHELAGAMDNVRVLHLDRKGRGLALRTAWGYSDADVVVYMDVDLSTGLDALLPLVAPLVNGHSDLAIGSRLATGARTVRGRKRELISRCYNKLIRWTHGARFTDAQCGFKAARTDVVKPLLKHVQDDSWFFDTELLLLAEHNGLRVHEVPVDWVEDVDTRVNVVKTATDDIAGLIRVARAKITGAAKVPGLPQRPAPRAVHPQAVLAKRENGLLWQLVSFGVIGLVSTVITSVLYAVLRSWWPLLLANLVALTVTTLWNTEANRRFTFLNQSSSSGRVHLQGLVVFALYYVVTSGALLGLHAWQPDPSRWLEVLVLVVSSVVGTGLRFVLLRSWVFRPEVPSKEEEQG, encoded by the coding sequence ATGAGTGCCGTGCCGCAGCTCGGTGTCGCCGCGCAAGCACGCCGCGCGGCAAGCCGAACCGCGACGGTCGACGTGGTGATCCCGGTTCACAACGAGGAACGTTCGCTGCCCGGATGCCTGGAAGTGCTCGGCAAGCACCTCGCCGAAGGCTTCCCCTTCTCGTGGACCATCACGGTGGTCGACAACGCGAGCACGGACGGCACGCCGGGAGTCGCCCACGAGCTGGCCGGCGCGATGGACAACGTTCGGGTGCTGCACCTGGACCGAAAAGGTCGCGGGCTGGCGCTGCGCACCGCGTGGGGTTACAGCGACGCGGATGTCGTGGTGTACATGGACGTCGACCTGTCGACCGGTCTGGACGCGCTGCTCCCGCTGGTCGCCCCGCTGGTCAACGGGCACTCGGATCTGGCCATCGGTTCCCGGCTGGCGACCGGCGCCCGCACGGTGCGCGGCCGCAAGCGGGAGCTGATCTCCCGCTGCTACAACAAGTTGATCCGCTGGACTCACGGTGCCCGGTTCACCGACGCGCAGTGCGGTTTCAAGGCAGCGCGCACGGATGTGGTGAAGCCGCTGCTGAAGCACGTGCAGGACGATTCGTGGTTCTTCGACACCGAACTGCTGCTGCTGGCCGAGCACAACGGCCTGCGGGTGCACGAGGTCCCGGTGGACTGGGTCGAAGACGTCGACACCCGGGTCAACGTGGTCAAGACCGCCACCGACGACATCGCAGGCCTGATCCGGGTGGCGCGCGCCAAGATCACCGGAGCGGCGAAGGTCCCGGGGCTGCCGCAGAGGCCCGCGCCGCGAGCCGTACACCCCCAGGCCGTGCTGGCGAAGCGGGAGAACGGCCTGCTGTGGCAGCTGGTTTCGTTCGGCGTGATCGGGCTGGTATCCACAGTGATCACCTCGGTGCTGTACGCCGTCCTGCGCTCGTGGTGGCCGCTGCTGCTGGCGAACCTGGTGGCGTTGACCGTCACCACGTTGTGGAACACCGAGGCCAACCGCCGGTTCACCTTCCTGAACCAGTCCAGCTCCTCCGGGCGGGTGCACCTGCAGGGGCTGGTCGTGTTCGCCCTCTACTACGTGGTCACCTCCGGTGCGCTGCTCGGATTGCACGCCTGGCAGCCGGATCCGTCGCGGTGGCTGGAAGTTCTCGTGCTCGTGGTGTCTTCGGTGGTCGGGACGGGGCTGCGGTTCGTGCTGCTCAGGTCCTGGGTGTTCCGGCCCGAGGTGCCGTCCAAGGAAGAGGAACAGGGATGA
- the asnB gene encoding asparagine synthase (glutamine-hydrolyzing), which translates to MCGISGWIDFQRDLTREQPTIDRMCATMTCRGPDAGGTWVRPHAALGHRRLAIIDLPGGAQPMEAATPDGEVAIVYSGEAYNFTELRDELRRRGHRFDTDSDTEVVLHGYLEWGAQVAEHLGGMFAFAVWDTRTEQLLLIRDRMGIKPLYYYPTEQGVLFGSEPKAILANPLAEKAVDADGLRELFVMVKTPRQAMWSGMREVEPGTIVTVDRKGLREHTYWRLQAVAHTDDQKTSVAHVRELLDDIVRRQLISDVPRCVLLSGGLDSSTITALAGLQLARSGEQVRSFAVDFVGQTENFVPDEMRATPDTPYVHDVAEHVGSLHQDIVLDPDALADPAVRRATVQARDLPLGLGDLDQSLYLLFKAIRGHSTVALSGESADEVFGGYKWFHDPQAQQADTFPWFAARAQPVRRTNTLSPDVAAALDLESYVADAYREAVSSVPVLDGESDFDRRMRQICYLHLTRFVRVLLDRKDRMSMAVGLEVRVPFCDHRLVEYVFNTPWSLKTFDGREKSLLRHATADTLPKSVVERVKSPYPSTQDPKYAAVLQRQVADLVAAGDPALSLLDEKWLREALAQDPTGIDQAARFTFERALDLSTWFDIHHPTVKL; encoded by the coding sequence ATGTGCGGCATCTCCGGCTGGATCGACTTCCAGCGCGACCTGACCCGCGAGCAGCCCACCATCGACAGGATGTGCGCGACCATGACCTGCCGCGGCCCGGACGCGGGCGGCACCTGGGTGCGCCCGCACGCCGCGCTCGGGCACCGGCGGCTGGCCATCATCGACCTGCCCGGCGGGGCGCAGCCGATGGAGGCCGCAACCCCAGACGGCGAGGTCGCGATCGTCTACAGCGGCGAGGCGTACAACTTCACCGAGCTGCGCGACGAACTGCGGCGCCGAGGCCACCGCTTCGACACCGACAGCGACACCGAGGTCGTGCTGCACGGCTACCTGGAGTGGGGCGCGCAGGTCGCCGAGCACCTGGGCGGCATGTTCGCCTTCGCCGTCTGGGACACCCGCACCGAGCAGCTGCTGCTGATCCGCGACCGGATGGGCATCAAGCCGCTGTACTACTACCCGACCGAGCAAGGCGTGCTGTTCGGCTCCGAGCCGAAGGCGATCCTGGCGAACCCGCTGGCCGAGAAGGCCGTCGACGCCGACGGGTTGCGGGAGCTGTTCGTGATGGTCAAGACGCCGCGGCAGGCGATGTGGTCCGGCATGCGCGAGGTCGAGCCCGGCACCATCGTCACCGTCGACCGCAAGGGCCTGCGCGAGCACACCTACTGGCGGCTGCAGGCCGTCGCGCACACCGACGATCAGAAGACCTCGGTAGCGCACGTGCGCGAGCTGCTGGACGACATCGTCAGGCGGCAGCTGATCTCCGACGTGCCGCGCTGCGTGCTGCTCTCCGGCGGCCTGGACTCCAGCACCATCACCGCGCTCGCCGGGCTCCAGCTGGCACGGAGTGGCGAGCAGGTGCGCAGCTTCGCGGTCGATTTCGTCGGCCAGACCGAGAACTTCGTGCCCGACGAGATGCGTGCCACGCCCGATACCCCGTACGTGCACGACGTCGCCGAGCACGTCGGCTCGCTGCACCAGGACATCGTGCTCGACCCGGACGCCCTGGCCGACCCCGCCGTGCGGCGTGCCACCGTGCAGGCCCGCGACCTCCCGCTGGGCCTGGGCGACCTGGACCAGTCGCTGTACCTGCTGTTCAAGGCGATCCGTGGGCACTCGACGGTGGCGCTGTCCGGCGAGTCCGCGGACGAGGTCTTCGGCGGCTACAAGTGGTTCCACGACCCGCAGGCGCAGCAGGCCGACACCTTCCCGTGGTTCGCCGCACGAGCGCAACCCGTCAGGCGGACGAACACACTGAGCCCGGACGTGGCGGCGGCGCTGGACCTGGAGTCCTATGTGGCCGATGCCTACCGCGAGGCCGTCAGCTCGGTCCCGGTGCTCGACGGGGAGAGCGACTTCGACCGCCGGATGCGGCAGATCTGCTACCTGCACCTGACCCGGTTCGTCCGCGTCCTGCTGGACCGCAAGGACCGGATGAGCATGGCGGTCGGCCTGGAGGTGCGGGTGCCGTTCTGCGACCACCGGCTCGTCGAGTACGTCTTCAACACGCCGTGGTCGCTGAAGACCTTCGACGGGCGGGAGAAGAGCCTGCTGCGCCACGCCACCGCCGACACCCTGCCGAAGTCCGTGGTGGAGCGGGTGAAGAGCCCGTACCCGTCCACGCAGGACCCGAAGTACGCGGCGGTGCTGCAGCGGCAGGTCGCGGACCTGGTCGCGGCGGGCGACCCGGCGCTGTCGCTGCTCGACGAGAAGTGGCTGCGCGAGGCGCTGGCGCAGGACCCGACCGGGATCGACCAGGCGGCCCGCTTCACCTTCGAACGGGCCCTCGACCTGTCGACCTGGTTCGACATCCACCACCCCACGGTCAAACTCTGA
- the mutM gene encoding bifunctional DNA-formamidopyrimidine glycosylase/DNA-(apurinic or apyrimidinic site) lyase — translation MPELPEVEVVRRGVAEHAVGRTLSSVEVLHPRAVRRHVPGPDDFAGRLAGRCLSAARRRGKYLWLELGDEAGSPDSGGEALVVHLGMSGQLLVQSGDAQDEQHLRVRLRFADGGPELRFVDQRTFGGLHLADLVEVDGIALPKPVAHIAPDPLEQVFDVDAVAARLRSRRTGIKRALLDQSLVSGVGNIYADEALWRAKLHWARPTATLTRPKIRELFGAVTDVMQEALQVGGTSFDALYVNVNGESGYFDRSLAVYGQAGCPCLRCGASVRRDAFMNRSSYTCPVCQPKPRNAHL, via the coding sequence GTGCCTGAGTTGCCTGAGGTCGAGGTCGTCCGGCGGGGTGTCGCCGAGCATGCGGTCGGTCGGACGTTGTCCAGCGTCGAGGTCCTGCATCCGCGCGCGGTGCGTCGGCACGTGCCCGGTCCGGATGATTTCGCAGGTCGGCTCGCCGGGCGTTGCCTGAGCGCGGCGCGGCGGCGCGGCAAGTACCTGTGGCTGGAGCTCGGTGACGAGGCGGGTTCGCCCGATTCCGGCGGTGAAGCGCTGGTGGTGCACCTGGGGATGAGCGGCCAGCTGCTCGTGCAGTCAGGCGACGCCCAGGACGAGCAGCACCTGCGGGTGCGGTTGCGGTTCGCCGACGGCGGGCCGGAGCTGCGGTTCGTCGACCAGCGCACCTTCGGCGGCCTGCACCTGGCCGATCTGGTCGAGGTGGACGGGATCGCGTTGCCGAAGCCGGTGGCGCACATCGCGCCCGACCCGCTGGAGCAGGTCTTCGACGTGGACGCGGTGGCCGCCCGGTTGCGGTCGCGGCGCACCGGGATCAAGCGGGCCTTGCTCGACCAGAGCCTGGTTTCCGGGGTCGGCAACATCTACGCGGACGAGGCGCTCTGGCGGGCCAAGCTGCACTGGGCGCGGCCCACGGCGACCTTGACGCGTCCCAAGATCCGCGAGCTGTTCGGCGCCGTCACCGATGTCATGCAGGAGGCGTTGCAGGTCGGCGGCACCTCGTTCGACGCCTTGTACGTCAACGTGAACGGCGAGTCCGGTTACTTCGACCGCTCGTTGGCGGTGTACGGGCAGGCGGGGTGCCCGTGTCTGCGGTGCGGGGCCTCGGTGCGGCGCGACGCGTTCATGAACCGCTCTTCCTACACCTGCCCGGTGTGCCAGCCGAAGCCCCGCAACGCCCACCTCTGA